In the Acropora muricata isolate sample 2 chromosome 10, ASM3666990v1, whole genome shotgun sequence genome, one interval contains:
- the LOC136931542 gene encoding orexin receptor type 2-like, which translates to MSSKESIIAFEILTPIIITVSLIGNFTVCLLVIKDKKMRTPFNYLLLNLAMSDLLCTICASLFFAGQMRNHYFTNKTTVSYSFERIVCTIGTVGIAFTSNTSVLTLAAISTDRYYAIVHPWRYRAVMTTRRTFACLVAILLISAIASVPYAVLLTDDVPREVQSDSSVTSCLQHFIDKNSFKPVAFTDLIIAYIMPMAIILRTSFAIIKHLWCKCSCEKGLQKQQWSRSITKSRKRITRVIFSIVIAFNIFWLPWAILEGALLIGAIREFHDNIFTPMLMLVIASASVNPILYSFQSRQFRDAVKRMCC; encoded by the coding sequence ATGTCATCGAAAGAATCAATCATCGCTTTCGAAATTCTTACGCCAATCATCATTACGGTTAGTTTAATTGGAAATTTTACTGTCTGTCTTCTCGTAATCAAGGACAAGAAGATGAGAACTCCTTTTAATTATCTTCTTCTCAATTTAGCAATGTCAGACTTGCTGTGTACGATATGTGCCAGTTTATTCTTTGCTGGACAGATGCGGAATCATTATTTTACCAACAAGACGACAGTGTCGTATAGTTTTGAAAGAATTGTCTGTACAATAGGAACTGTCGGCATTGCTTTCACCTCCAATACCTCTGTTTTAACTCTTGCCGCAATCTCAACTGACAGGTACTATGCTATTGTACATCCGTGGCGATATAGGGCAGTAATGACAACGCGAAGAACATTCGCTTGTCTTGTGGCAATATTGCTCATATCAGCTATTGCAAGTGTGCCTTACGCTGTCCTTTTGACTGATGACGTACCCCGTGAAGTGCAATCTGATTCTTCGGTCACAAGCTGTCTTCAGCATTTTATCGACAAAAACAGTTTCAAACCAGTGGCTTTTACTGACCTTATCATTGCCTATATCATGCCTATGGCAATTATTCTGCGAACTTCGTTTGCAATCATCAAACATTTGTGGTGCAAATGCTCCTGTGAAAAAGGTCTTCAAAAACAACAATGGAGCAGGTCTATCACAAAATCTCGCAAACGCATAACAAGAGTTATATTCAGCATTGTCATCGCATTTAATATCTTTTGGTTGCCTTGGGCAATCCTCGAGGGTGCTCTTTTAATCGGCGCTATTCGTGAATTTCACGACAATATTTTTACCCCAATGCTTATGTTAGTAATTGCGAGCGCAAGCGTGAATCCAATTCTCTATTCTTTTCAAAGTCGGCAATTCAGAGATGCCGTGAAAAGAATGTGCTGTTGA